DNA sequence from the Oryza brachyantha chromosome 5, ObraRS2, whole genome shotgun sequence genome:
GCAACTACTATCATCATTCATCACTCAAAAAAGCCCTGAATTGCTTTGGGTAAGAAATTGTGACCGAGAAGGGTACTGTCAAACTGACACTTCGGAAAGAATTCTCAAAGTAGCATTTCACAGCACTAATCAAAGGTTATCAGATGTCacgaaaatataaaatggaatCATGAACAAGAACCGATCAGTTATTGAATTGTCACAATCCGATATATGTCCTATCAGGCTGTCACTGAAGTTGGGCGACATGGTTTATTCGATGTTAACTCCGCACTAGCTGGAGTGAAACCAATCCATATCGCTTACCCTCTGGAAAGAACATTTTTACCAccacaaaaaaaagttgaattttATACACAAAGAACTCAATAATACTCGGGCGTTTGAACATATCACTGGTGCTAATTATTCCTAATGATCGCGATGCAAAGGTCATCATAGCAGGTATCTTAGATTAAACACGAGAAATGGACAACGGGAATAAAGGAATGTTCACTAGGACTATTGAAATGCATGGTGGTCATCATAGGACTTGAGCAGTGTAGGGTGATCGCCAACCTTAGTGGCTTTCTCTGTAACCAATGGTTAGAAGATAACCCAGCTGGTTTCCTTAAATTAAATGGGAAACTATTTAAACCCTCAAGAAGATATCcctcattttttatatgttatctAAACATActtgtaaaaaattaataagatatattGATGTGTATATATCATTACATAAACATGTAAGATTAAATTTGACTCCTacaatttaacaaaaaataaaacaaatgtgaTTGTGAATATGTGTATGCTAACCAGAGTTTAATTTGTGATGTTTGTTATAATTAATAGATGTtgaatttgtttaatttgtgaTGTTTGTTATGATTAATAGATGTTTAATTTGTGATGTTTGTTATAATTAATAGATGTGTATATATCATTACAtaaatatgcatttttgtgGAGTAATATATCGCTCATTAATCAATCTTGAggattctttaaaaaaatcataaatatttagatgatatgcaaAAACATGAGAATATCTTCTTGAGAGATTAAATTCCATTTTCAAATTAAACAAGTTCTATTTATTATGATCTATTTGCCTTGATCCACGCGTGTTTgataataaactttttacCATCATTTAAATGATATCTTGACGTACCAGGTTTTTATGgtcaaaatttagtatctccaGCTACTAGCTATcttgaaatattaaatttttacgctaaaaatttagtatttcaagatattttttcaagaattgtgcttttttaaatttagtatctccAGGTAGTAGCTATcttgaaatattaaatttttacgcTAAAAATTAAGTATTTCGAGATATTTTATCAAGAACTGTGATTTTTTTCGTAACTAATTAAAGATTTTATTGGGCCAAGGAGTGGGGGACCAAAGATGGAACAGAAACCAAACTGAATGTTCAGACCTAGGCAAAAACCTGCAAATGGTTAAACCTAGGGTAGGCAACAACTATCATCATTGGTTCATAGATGGCTCTCGGAAATTCTGGTTTGGACACTGGATCGGCTGTTGATCATCGTTCATAAGTCATTGACAAAACTAGCAGATGCCATATATGGTCCAAGCACACACTTGCACAGTGACGGAGAGTAATTTCAGCACTTACACAGTGACGGCGTGCCCGCCGAAAGTGTAAAGGATGTTGGTGGCGCCAGTGAAGTAGAGCACCAGCTTGCTCGGGCCCGAGTGCGTCACGCCATCGACCTGCGATATCGGTCGAATTCGATCAGCGCCATGCCGAAGCCGAATCATGTATCCTTAATTAGCCCCTATAGAATCATAGGAGTATATAATCATTGCGACCATGCTCATAAACAGTGTGGTCAATGAGCAAGTCCGACGGCGATCGGTCGAGAATTCACCTGGCcatggacgacggcggcgatggtgaggTACCAGGCGGTGTAGGTGGTCATGCCGAGGCCGAGGAAGGACCAGATGCGGTAGTTGTGGAAGGAGGGGATGAACACCGTGGTGGAGCAGCACGCCCCGAATATGTACGTCCATGTCCTCTTGTCCAGCCGGTCGTTGATGTAGTAGATGTTGCTGCATGGCATCGTTGCATTACGATTTCAATGACCTCTCGAAGAACCATGGTTTTAAAAAGGTGTCCATCTTGTTTTCTCAAGAACTCGGCGAACCTTGCACAGGCGATGAGCTGGATGACGGAGCCGAAGAGCAGGAAGGTGCAGTTGAACGCGAGGCCGGCCGCCTTCCAGTACGGGCCCAAGAGACCATCAAGAACTTCGAACCACTGGTCAAtggagaaagaaaacaaaaagaaacaagagtTTAGTTCCTAATCTATATGCCAGTTTGATGTGCGTACCAGACTGGACCGGAGTAAGCGGATGCATGCTGATCGCGTTGCAGGTTTTGCTTTAGAGATAAACTGATAAAGGAACCTTCAGGAGAGGCTTTCCTTTGCACAAGCAACGCTCGCAGGCGCTGCACGAAATTCCAGAGCATATGGCGCGGCGGTCGGCACGAACGATCACGAGGGATCCAATTTCCAATGGGGAAAAGAAGCAACGGACGGAAACAGAGGAGCCGCGTGCAGGAAACCCGGAAACTGACGAAACTGAAACTGTCGCGAAGATGCAAGGAGGAGGTGTGGCTGAACTGAAGAGTGAAGAGAGCTAGCTGCCGACCTGGATGACGTGGTTCTTGAAGCTGACGCCTTCCTTCTCCTTGCGGGTGCGGTACTCGACGTAGAGGACGCTGATGAGGTAGGCTGTCCAGCTGCCCATGAGGCCGTAGAACACCTGCAGCAGCACGCCCGAGAGCATCCCCAGCTGGGAGAAGGAGTACGGCAGCGTCAGCAGCACCTGCGCCACCTGTGGAGATCCAAACGAGATTGAAGGAAGCACGCGTCActttcgtcgtcgtcgtcgtcgtcgatgtgAGCGATCGAGACGCATGGCGAGGACGGTGTGGATTCGTGACCATACCTGGTTGGAGGCGCAGCTGAACCAGGCGTCCCAGACGGAGCCGCCGTGCCAGAGCAGGCCCTTCATGCTGAACccgccgtgctgctgctgcgcctgcgcctgcgcggggccatcgccgccgtcccacTCGACGCCCATGGCGCGcacctcctcccccttcccggcgtGGCCGTTGGAGACGTCCGCCACGATGGCCTCCTCCGCCTGGTCGCCCGGCACCATCTTTTACCTACCCCTGGCTGGCCTTCCCGTCTCCGGCCGCGCGCCTGCGTCTTCGTCCCCTTCGCAACCTGCCAACCGAGAACGAGTCCAGACTCCAGAGTGACGAGCAGATCGAACGAACAGACTGACCGGGGCAGTGGAGAGTATGAATACCGAGACCAACCTGCCTCCGGAGAGGGGGCGAAGTATGGAGGCGTTtagatttagaaaatttttgggagaagtgtcatgtcaaatgtttaatcggatgttggaaggggttttcggatacgaatgaaaaaacgaattttatggctaaactggaaaccgcgagacgaattttttgagcctaattaatccgtattaacacatgttggttactgtagtatttatggctaatcatggactaattaagctcaaaagattcgtctcaagatttcttctgtaactatgcaattagttttttggttcatctatgtttaatactttatttggatgttcaaaaatttaatgtgatgtttttggaaaaaaattttgaaaactaccCAAGGCCTAAATGTACCTGGACGCTGCACGCAGCGCTGCCGGCAAAACTGCACCACGCGCCGGCGGAATTTACTGTTCTGTCGATCGGTAGGCGCGTGCTTTCTGGCAGGCAAACGGCGGGCGGAGCCGAAACTGCAGAGCAGCTCGTCAGCGAGCTCTCGAtcacgcgcgcgcgggcggacaGGATCAGAGAGATTCTTCGGAGGAAGCAGTTATTACTACTCCGCCGCGCGCTTTGCGGGATCCTGCAGACCCGCACGCCGCCCCTGCCCTGCCGCTcggatcttcttcttcccaccCGGGGCCGCGACTGCGCCTGCGCGCCTCCGgttttcttccttcttctcctcctccgcgcccgGGCGAGTGGTAAATACTCTGGCCGACGTGGGACGGCGGGACGGAGGGAGAGTGCACCCGTTTTTCACGGTGATTTGACGTGTGGATTCTTAGAGGGGGGAACCACGCACGTAGCACTGCCATTTTGTAGCGCTTTGCTTGACACGTTAACGTACGCTCAGCAGATGAAGAGGCCTCTCTAATTTGTTTCTTGAACTGATTATCACCACGTTAAAATTTTGCGTCAGAGATTGATCCCGTACTACGAGTGGATCGATTTAttatatgttatctaaatagtttttattcttttaaaagtatataaagatagattaatatatgatatattattttacaatcatgtaaatttaaatataacttctgCAAAATTGTATAATAAAAAGAACGAATTAAACTATGGATACTATATACATgatcataattatatttgttataatttgtagAAATTATATTTGCACTTACTTGtagattgatatattttatattaacacATTTTCCTAtagcttttttatttttgcaaatatttagatgatatataatagataagGAAATACACTGTAATCTTTTTATGAACCTGGACATGtagatatttatatttagaaaatatttattcacttattctcaaaatatagctatctTTAGCcatgaatctagacatgtcTTCTTTTTCTACGAATATGACGCTTTTGTACCTAGGGAATACATTTGGCTGAGGGAGTAATTACTCTTCTAATAATGGCTCAGATCATGTCATATATGCAACGCTATATACATAACAAACTAATCTTTATCCTCCCCATCTTCCGATCCAATCCCATTTTGCTTCCCTGAGCTACCTCCCTCCATCGCCGTCTACAAGACCCACCACCTCCGTCGTCCGCTCCATTGTCATCACCCCCTCCTTATGAcgtcttatatttttctttcctcgCTCTAACACCTCATAGCACCATATAGCATCCTTAGCTCCATCCACCATCCATCAACCCAAATCAGCTCCTCCAATCTCGTGCCTCCAGCTATGTGATCTCCTCAAGTCTACCCCTCCTTGCCTCTTATAATAGGTCCTTCACAGCTTCACCATCGAATGGCCACGTTCTTGACCATGGTTTGTTTCGGCTGATTAGCCCCATACAAAACAAGAAACatgattagtacatgattaattaaatagcaATTATTAAAAGTTGGtaaatatatctatttgattttttaaaataacttttatatagaaaatatatatccacTCAAACCCACTATCACTACCTCCTTAACTCCTCTCATCGTAATCAACCTTAAAACGGAAATCACTATCGCCATGTTCCTCCACGCCCCCTATTAAGGATGGGAACTGGTCGACCCATAGTAATTTAGAGTAAGCTCTAgctcaataaaataaactagttttatcataaaataaaatttagtctATTTAGTAAAACTAGAGTCAACCTTAATATATCTCCGGCTCAACTGAAGGTAGAAGACCCTTGACAAGTCACCAAATATTTATCATGTGTCATGATGAAATTCAAAGGGCAGTGCGTCATCCTTCCAGACTAATGAAGTCCATCGGTGCCCGTAGCTCAAAAAGGAGCCGCAGACGTGTAAACTCTGCAAAAACGTATCAAACGAATCAGAAATTTGAAAGTACTGCAAAAATCTCGGGACTATTTGTGATCTGTGCGGTTCCTCGTGTGGTTCTAAATTTCACTTTTGATATGGCAATATTGTAAGACCTCACGAAGTCTTCCCCACGTGGATGTCATGTGATGCTTGCAGTATGCGCATGGGACTAACCTTTGCTTGGGAAAATAGCTTACTCCGGTGGAGAGCACTAAGCACGCTCGAGCCTGTCTTTAGATTCGAATTTCCGAAAGGCTATGTAGATAGATTAGATGGACAGGTACCGGCGAACATCATCATAATTTTGCCCGATAAGACATATGGCTAAGATCTGTCCTCTGATATCCTCCATGCATGTAtagttttagagttttttttatcgtttttagaaaaatacctcAAATTATCacgttttttatgtaaaaaatatgataccttaagatacattgtaccttgaggtattaaaaatttgtactaaaattattaACACCTTGaactactttttaaaaatgataaaaaaaacccatagTTTTAAGTTAATAAAAGGAAGCACCTTCCTCAGTTCCAACAGTTTTTGCAATGTCAACTTCGGAAGCACACATTACGGAATATATAGTGGAGCTTCAAGCAAGCTATAGGTTGCAAGCAAACGTGCCTGAGTTGCAAAATGCCCTTTGCAGTGAACAAGTTAATTAGGCTGCTAAATGCCATCGCCAAGAGGATTTGAGATGGGAAATTACCATTTCCATGAACTGTCCATCATGAATTTTTCTTAATGTAGAGGACTCCTCATAATGTATAGTTAATCCTATATTTTGtacagttttattttattttccacacTATTTCCttgatagtttatttttaataattctatactgttttttttagtttacagCACCATgctcattttttaaataattacaaCTAAACCCAATATTTACTACATATTAACTAATGTTAGCTATTATGAGATTTTGTatggttgaaaaaaatactccctccatccctaaatatttgactccgttgattttttatacacgtttgattattcgtgttattcatttttttaaaaaatgtaaagttatatgtaTGCACAgaagtatatttaacattaaatgaatgaatataaacataattaataattatataaattttttaaataatatgaatagtcaaacgtatataaaaagtcaacaacgttaaacatttagggaaggagggagtacaaaATAGAAGCGATTGGAAGAGATTCAAGGGTAGCATTGGCATTTTTGTGGACCCAAAAAAAGGCATTGGCATTTTTGGGAAGTCCTTTCTCCAAAAAAGGCACTAATGACAGTTTTGGATTGAAAAGCTAATCACAATAGCATTTTCAAGCGTTTTCTACATATTTTAGGCCCTCCCTTTtgcaatgaattttttttttccaaatcaaCTCTTCTTTGTGATGTGCGtgaccatttttttccttttgcatgTCTTTGGTTTTGGAACAAGATGGGAAGGGTTGAGATCATCCTTATTTTAAGTATGTGGTGATCCTAGTTACATGTTTAGCATAAGATATGATAATCCTCTTTTCTGAGAGATGGGATGATGTGTCTCGCATGTCAGCGAGATATAGGAAGTGGGTGGATTGatccatcatttttttatcaacttgATATATATGCTGAGAGAATATTTTCCTAGGCACCATTCTATCTATATTTGACTTCCATCCAAACATCTCAAAAAATGGAACGACGTTCTTTTTATTCCATGGTCTCTTGAACCAACTACATGCTTACAAGTTGGAATCAATGTTTAAACATGGGTGATGCGTCAGCCTTCcagggaaaagaaagagacaTGAGCCTTGATCTATATCTAGTTTTCAGTTCCATACTTCACTCAACACTAGTTgatcaacaaaatttatttatttttgaatagtTGATCAAAAAAATAGGCAATGCACTTCATCATAGAGAAAGCGATCAAGTTCTCGAGAGTACGTGTCCTTATTTACAGTTCAAACACTTTTTTCAGATATAATATGCAgtccaaatatttataaaagaatctaaaacaaaaaaacatcgTAGCTAGCTTAATATGGCACCCATCGTTACACAAGCATATGATGTAAAATTTTCTCTATACATGAATCAGACTAAAAAATGTCAC
Encoded proteins:
- the LOC102705345 gene encoding auxin transporter-like protein 2 translates to MVPGDQAEEAIVADVSNGHAGKGEEVRAMGVEWDGGDGPAQAQAQQQHGGFSMKGLLWHGGSVWDAWFSCASNQVAQVLLTLPYSFSQLGMLSGVLLQVFYGLMGSWTAYLISVLYVEYRTRKEKEGVSFKNHVIQWFEVLDGLLGPYWKAAGLAFNCTFLLFGSVIQLIACASNIYYINDRLDKRTWTYIFGACCSTTVFIPSFHNYRIWSFLGLGMTTYTAWYLTIAAVVHGQVDGVTHSGPSKLVLYFTGATNILYTFGGHAVTVEIMHAMWKPQKFKYIYLVATLYVFTLTLPSAAAMYWAFGDALLTHSNAFSLLPRSGWRDAAVILMLIHQFITFGFACTPLYFVWEKVIGMHGTRSVLLRALARLPLVVPIWFLAIIFPFFGPINSAVGALLVSFTVYIIPSLAHILTYRSASARLNAAEKPPRFLPSWSGMFVVNVFIVAWVLVVGFGLGGWASVSNFIKQIDTFGLFARCYQCPPKAHTAPGAPMPAPPRH